The Candidatus Hinthialibacter antarcticus genomic sequence CAAAGCGACCCGTCCCCGTCAACAAGGTCAGGATTCTGTTGAAACGGTTGACCGTTACATTTCATGGGGAGCGGGGCCTCGCGCTTCACAATATCTGATTTTGGCAGGCAAGGTGAGGGCCATTCTCGCCGGGCGTTATAGCGTCGCGCACGAAGACGTACGGGCTGTCGCCGACCCAACATTGCGGCATCGCATCATGACGAATTATCGCGCCGAGGCTGACCGCGTCAGCATACATGACATCATCAAGGAAATTATTGACGGCGTGAAGCACTAAAATGTAATTGTGAACTGGAGCGCCCCTGTCTACAGGGGCGTCTTTATGATGCGCGTGTGGACACGCGCGCTCCGTATTTTATAGATACTACTTTGGCGAAATCAACTTTTTGCTTTCCACAGGTCTTTTTTCAAACCTCTTAGGCTCACATGTCACTCTCATTCCCGTCGCGGTCAACCGTGAAAACCCGGGTTCGCCTGGGATTTTCACGGTTCCTATAGGTTATATTCTATTTGATATAATATATAATCCATCAAGGCTTCATTGCCTAAGTGGTTTGTTATTAGTGTGTTAAGTGGTTTTCTTGTGAGTTGTTTTGCTGCCGCTGAATCTTGGCAGCCTGTTTGCATATAAGAATCACTGTAGAAAATAGTTGAAGCGTGTTTGAGGAGGCTTTTCCTGAGATGACGAATAATCCCGGTACTATCGGACGACGGTATGGTGAGTTGCTTCGGTCACTAAATATGATCGAAACGGACGACATTAATCGTGCGATTGCCATTCAAGAAAAGACGGGCAAAAACCTCGATACCGTGTTGGTCGATAATGGAATGGTCGATGAAACCCAGATGCTGGATGCGTTATCGCAACATCTGGGGATGGAATCAATCGAAATCAAAAACATTGAACTACCCCCGGAGGTTTTGCAGGAAGTCCCAATCCGCTTTGTCCACCGGTTTAATATTATCCCGGTTGAGCGGCGCGGCGACACATTGCGCATCGCTACCGGCGACCCGCTCAATTTTAACGCGCTAGACGATTTACGGTTGCTTTTGAAATGCAACATTGAGCCGTTGCTCGCGCCCAGCGACGACATCATCGCCGCCATCAAAAAATATTACGGCATCGGCGCCGATACCATGGACAGCCTGCTCGAAGAAGACGGGCGCCCTGTTGAAGAGGAAGAGTTCGGCGACGGCAACATTGAAGAGCTCAGCGAAGACGCCTCAATTATCCGGTTTGTGAACCAGATTATGATGGAAGCGGTTTCTGACCGCGCAACCGATATTCACATCGAACCGTTTGAAGAAGAACTCCGCATTCGTTACCGGATTGATGGTTTGCTCTATGAAGCGGTGGTTCCTCCCTCGATCCGGCGCTACCAGGCAGCGGTCATCTCGCGTATCAAAATTATGTCGGACATGAACATCGCTGAAAAACGCTTGCCGCAGGATGGGCGAATCAACATTCGAACGGGCAATACGGAGTTTGACCTCCGCGTGTCGACGATTCCGACGCCGTACGGCGAGAGCATCGTTATTCGTATTTTGAACCGTGACAGCACCATCTTCGATTTGAAACAACTCGGCTTTGATGAATATTCCCTTGAGCGCTTTGAAAACCTCATTACCAAACCGCACGGAATTATCCTGGTTACAGGCCCGACGGGAAGCGGTAAAACCACCACGCTCTACGCGACTTTGTCCAAACTCAACAAAATGGACGTGAAAATCCTCACCATTGAGGAACCGATCGAATATCACTTGAAGGGCATCGTCCAAGTCCAGGTAACGTCGAAAATCGGGTTGACCTTTGCGAGCGTCTTGCGCTCGTTCTTGCGGCAGGATCCCGACATCATCCTGGTGGGTGAAACCCGCGACCACGAAACGGCGGAAATCGCCATCCAGGCTGCGCTAACCGGGCACTTAGTTTTTACTACGCTTCACACCAACGACGCACCCGGCGCGATTACGCGACTGATTGATATGAAGGTCGAACCGTACCTGGTTTCGTCGTCGGTCATCGGCGTCGTCGCGCAACGCTTGATGCGGCGCGTTTGCCAGCGTTGTAAGGAAGAGTGTTTTCCTGAACACGATATGCTGCGCGGTTTGGGGCTATTGGATGAACAATATAAGGACATGAAATTTTATCATGGTCGCGGCTGCGAGGATTGCAAATTTCTGGGCTACCGAGGTCGGACAGCGATCTATGAAATTTTTGAAATGACGGAAGACCTGCGTGAATTGACGGTCGAGCGGGTCCCCGCCAGCAAGATCAAGCAAATGGCGTTAAAAGAAGGCCTGAAAACGCTGCGCATGAGCGCGTTAGAGAAAGTGCAGCAAGGCGAATCAACCGTTGAAGAATTGATCCGCGTGACTCAAGAGTGGTAAGAGCATTTCATAAAAGGACGTAAACAGCATGAAGTATCGTTACAAAGCAAAGAAATTATCTGGTGAAGTGGTCGAAGGTACGCTCGAAGCCGACAACCGCAAACTGGTCATTAGTCAGCTGCAAAAAATGCAGGTGTTCCCGCTGACTGTCGTTGAGCAACGCGGCGGCAAAGGGCTGAATAAAGAAATTTCGTTCAGCGCCTTGTGGGGCGTTTCTTCCGCCGACGTGACCACCTTCAGCCGCCAGATGAGCGACTTGTTACATGCGGGGCTTCCACTGGTGCGCTGCCTGGGAGTTATTCGTCAACAAACGTCGAATCCCAAACTATTAGAAATTTTGAAAGCGGTTGAATCAGATGTCTCCGGGGGGACGCCGTTTTCGGAAGCGTTAAATAAATATCCCAAAGTCTTCAGTACGCTCTACGCAAGCATGATTAGCGCCGGCGAGGCGGGCGGGATGCTCGATCAGGTGATGGAGCGTCTGGCCGAATTTTTAGAAAACGAGTTAGAAACCCGCAGCCGCGTTATCTCGGCGATGACATACCCGGCGTTTATGGTGTTTGTTTGCATCGGCGTTATCACCGTTTTGTTTTTGGTGGTTGTCCCGAATTTTAAGACGATGTTTGAAGACATGGAAATTGACCTGCCCATGTCAACGCAATTGCTTCTTGGGTTCAGCGGGTTCATCAGCGCCTATTGGTGGTTGGTGCCCTTTGCGTTGATCCCGGCGATTATTCTCTTTCGCCAGTATATAAAAACGTCCGCAGGGCGCTTGCAATTTGACAAAGTGAAACTGGCCATCCCGCTGTTGGGCGATTTGATTCGCAAGCGGGAAATCGCAAAGTTTGGTCGAACGC encodes the following:
- a CDS encoding type II secretion system F family protein, producing the protein MKYRYKAKKLSGEVVEGTLEADNRKLVISQLQKMQVFPLTVVEQRGGKGLNKEISFSALWGVSSADVTTFSRQMSDLLHAGLPLVRCLGVIRQQTSNPKLLEILKAVESDVSGGTPFSEALNKYPKVFSTLYASMISAGEAGGMLDQVMERLAEFLENELETRSRVISAMTYPAFMVFVCIGVITVLFLVVVPNFKTMFEDMEIDLPMSTQLLLGFSGFISAYWWLVPFALIPAIILFRQYIKTSAGRLQFDKVKLAIPLLGDLIRKREIAKFGRTLGTLLSNGVAILKALDITERVISNQVLKEDIAEFKERIKEGEKLSSRMSESGLFPPVAVNMVAVGEETGSMEITLQRVADAFENETDRVIKTITTIIEPMMIVIMAVIVGFIVFAMIMPIFSISQNL
- a CDS encoding GspE/PulE family protein, yielding MTNNPGTIGRRYGELLRSLNMIETDDINRAIAIQEKTGKNLDTVLVDNGMVDETQMLDALSQHLGMESIEIKNIELPPEVLQEVPIRFVHRFNIIPVERRGDTLRIATGDPLNFNALDDLRLLLKCNIEPLLAPSDDIIAAIKKYYGIGADTMDSLLEEDGRPVEEEEFGDGNIEELSEDASIIRFVNQIMMEAVSDRATDIHIEPFEEELRIRYRIDGLLYEAVVPPSIRRYQAAVISRIKIMSDMNIAEKRLPQDGRINIRTGNTEFDLRVSTIPTPYGESIVIRILNRDSTIFDLKQLGFDEYSLERFENLITKPHGIILVTGPTGSGKTTTLYATLSKLNKMDVKILTIEEPIEYHLKGIVQVQVTSKIGLTFASVLRSFLRQDPDIILVGETRDHETAEIAIQAALTGHLVFTTLHTNDAPGAITRLIDMKVEPYLVSSSVIGVVAQRLMRRVCQRCKEECFPEHDMLRGLGLLDEQYKDMKFYHGRGCEDCKFLGYRGRTAIYEIFEMTEDLRELTVERVPASKIKQMALKEGLKTLRMSALEKVQQGESTVEELIRVTQEW